In the genome of bacterium, one region contains:
- the oah gene encoding 6-oxocyclohex-1-ene-1-carbonyl-CoA hydratase produces MREPATKNHELLADVEFRHIQYERRPLRQPDGQAVEGLFNAWVVLDNPRQLNSYTTDAVKELILAFRRASMERDVVCAVFTAVGDRAFCTGGNTAEYAEVYAGRPLEYRQYMRLFNDMVTAILECDKPVINRVNGMRLAGGQEIGMACDFTLAADTSVFGQAGPKHGSAPDGGSTDFLPLYVGFARAMESCTLCEVWSAYQAERFGLVNGIERVLRDDGEWVADPRVITDRWLDKEGHIVHGELKQGEELVRAKERLRACQIDFSRLDASVEELAWKLALTMPDCTTKTIESLRKHKLQHWHRNRESNRAWLALNMATEAKAGFPAFHFGERGHREVDFLDLRRRLAAGQAWNDELIAAVSPPKKKEIAR; encoded by the coding sequence ATGCGAGAACCAGCCACCAAAAACCACGAGCTTCTGGCCGACGTCGAGTTTCGGCACATTCAATACGAGCGCCGACCCCTGCGGCAGCCGGACGGCCAAGCGGTCGAGGGACTCTTCAACGCCTGGGTCGTACTCGATAATCCTCGCCAGCTCAACTCCTACACGACGGATGCGGTGAAGGAGCTGATTCTGGCCTTTCGCCGCGCGTCCATGGAGCGCGACGTGGTGTGCGCTGTCTTCACGGCGGTCGGCGACCGCGCCTTCTGCACCGGCGGCAACACGGCCGAGTATGCGGAGGTCTATGCCGGCCGACCGCTCGAGTACCGCCAGTACATGCGGCTCTTCAACGACATGGTGACCGCGATTCTCGAGTGTGACAAACCGGTGATCAATCGCGTCAACGGGATGCGGTTGGCCGGAGGGCAGGAGATCGGCATGGCTTGCGACTTCACCCTTGCCGCGGACACCTCGGTCTTCGGTCAAGCCGGCCCCAAGCACGGTTCCGCGCCGGACGGCGGATCGACCGACTTTCTTCCGCTCTACGTCGGCTTCGCCCGAGCGATGGAGTCTTGCACTCTGTGCGAGGTATGGAGCGCCTACCAGGCCGAGCGCTTCGGGCTTGTCAACGGTATCGAGCGAGTGCTCCGAGACGACGGCGAGTGGGTCGCCGACCCGCGGGTGATCACCGACCGCTGGCTCGACAAGGAGGGTCACATCGTTCATGGCGAGCTCAAGCAGGGCGAAGAGCTCGTTCGAGCCAAGGAGCGCTTGCGCGCCTGCCAGATCGACTTCTCCCGCCTCGACGCCAGCGTGGAAGAGCTGGCCTGGAAACTGGCACTCACGATGCCCGACTGCACGACCAAAACGATCGAATCACTGCGCAAACACAAGCTGCAGCACTGGCACCGCAACCGCGAGTCCAATCGAGCTTGGCTGGCTCTGAATATGGCTACCGAAGCCAAAGCCGGATTCCCGGCCTTTCATTTCGGAGAGCGTGGTCATCGGGAAGTCGACTTCCTCGACCTTCGACGCCGCCTCGCCGCCGGCCAGGCCTGGAACGACGAGTTGATCGCCGCGGTCTCGCCTCCAAAGAAGAAGGAGATTGCCCGATGA
- the had gene encoding 6-hydroxycyclohex-1-ene-1-carbonyl-CoA dehydrogenase, with the protein MTADRLSSWRMTEAGQPLELQENPLPKPEPGEVLLRITACGLCHTDFSFLYGGVRPNAPLPLTLGHEIVGQAVAAGPGAEDLVGRNLLVPAVLPCGDCALCRSGRGNVCRRQKMPGNDFHGGFASHFLGPARFLCPVPESLTKLESLSVVADAVGTAYQSVLRAGTAAGDLVVVVGAGGVGTFAVQTAKYLGARVVAIDIDEGRLQAISSYIDLPLNAAESSVKEIRSAIADFEGREGGQRHRRKIIECSGTGAGQQTAYSLLTHNASLAVVGFTMQKTELRLSNLMAFDATAFGNWGCLPEHFPEILDLIAGGELEIEAFVDYHPMRRLNELLADEHHRRRPILIPDF; encoded by the coding sequence ATGACCGCCGATCGCCTCTCTTCCTGGCGCATGACCGAGGCCGGCCAGCCCCTGGAGCTGCAGGAGAATCCCCTACCCAAACCAGAGCCAGGTGAGGTGCTTTTGAGAATCACGGCCTGCGGCCTTTGCCATACCGACTTCTCGTTTCTCTACGGAGGAGTCCGGCCGAACGCACCGCTGCCCTTGACACTCGGCCACGAGATCGTGGGACAAGCGGTCGCGGCCGGCCCCGGCGCCGAGGATCTCGTCGGCAGGAACCTGCTGGTCCCGGCCGTCCTGCCTTGCGGCGACTGCGCCCTTTGCCGCTCCGGCCGCGGCAACGTTTGCCGGCGACAGAAGATGCCCGGCAACGACTTCCACGGTGGCTTCGCTTCGCATTTTCTCGGCCCCGCTCGGTTCCTGTGTCCGGTCCCTGAGAGCCTGACCAAGCTCGAGAGTCTGTCCGTCGTCGCCGATGCCGTCGGCACCGCCTACCAATCGGTACTGCGTGCCGGAACTGCCGCGGGCGACCTGGTCGTCGTGGTCGGCGCCGGCGGTGTCGGCACCTTTGCCGTCCAGACAGCCAAGTACCTGGGTGCGCGGGTCGTCGCAATCGATATCGATGAGGGTCGTTTGCAGGCGATCTCGAGCTACATCGACTTGCCCCTGAACGCCGCCGAGTCGAGCGTCAAGGAGATTCGGAGTGCGATCGCGGACTTCGAGGGCAGAGAGGGCGGCCAACGCCATCGACGAAAAATCATCGAGTGCTCAGGTACCGGCGCCGGTCAGCAGACCGCCTATTCGCTTCTCACCCACAACGCATCGCTCGCGGTCGTCGGCTTCACCATGCAGAAAACCGAGCTCCGGCTTTCCAACCTGATGGCCTTCGACGCGACGGCGTTCGGCAACTGGGGTTGCTTGCCCGAGCACTTCCCCGAGATCCTCGATCTCATCGCCGGAGGTGAACTCGAGATCGAGGCCTTCGTCGATTACCACCCGATGCGACGCCTCAACGAACTCCTGGCCGACGAGCACCATCGCCGCCGGCCGATCCTGATTCCGGACTTTTAG
- a CDS encoding TetR/AcrR family transcriptional regulator → MKRNDPRRLQQQRRKILEAAARFIARNGYHGMTMRALAKATSRSLATAYNYFSSKEEILFALQEEAFKSLIHAAERALEEVRPPSERLYVFILNHISYFTAHADVMRVLVHEAGSLPPAKRSVIRKLKRRYFEVGREVLEQVLEEGCGRPGASGRSATDTASPVELERITYSLFGMLNWIYSWYEPKRHGDARELARTMRHLILCGAVKSCPAIESQTELEPNLEVIETLPLVGGPASRQRRAS, encoded by the coding sequence ATGAAACGAAATGATCCCCGCCGGCTGCAACAGCAGAGACGGAAGATCCTGGAGGCCGCGGCCCGGTTCATCGCCAGAAACGGCTACCACGGGATGACCATGCGCGCCCTGGCCAAGGCCACGAGCAGGAGTCTCGCGACCGCATACAACTACTTCTCATCAAAGGAGGAGATTCTCTTCGCCCTGCAAGAAGAGGCGTTCAAGTCTTTGATCCACGCGGCCGAGAGGGCCCTCGAAGAGGTCCGGCCGCCGAGCGAGCGGCTGTATGTGTTCATTCTCAACCACATCTCCTACTTCACCGCTCACGCCGACGTCATGCGCGTGTTGGTTCATGAAGCCGGGTCGCTGCCGCCGGCCAAGCGGAGCGTGATCCGGAAACTCAAGAGGCGCTATTTCGAAGTCGGAAGAGAGGTGCTTGAGCAGGTTCTCGAGGAAGGCTGTGGCCGGCCGGGCGCCTCGGGACGATCGGCCACGGACACGGCGAGCCCGGTCGAGCTCGAGCGCATTACCTACAGCCTTTTCGGAATGCTCAACTGGATCTACAGCTGGTACGAGCCCAAGCGTCACGGAGACGCTCGCGAGCTGGCTCGCACGATGCGCCACCTCATCCTCTGTGGCGCTGTCAAGAGCTGCCCCGCGATCGAATCGCAAACCGAGCTCGAGCCCAACCTCGAGGTAATCGAAACGCTGCCGCTGGTCGGCGGTCCGGCTTCGAGGCAAAGGAGGGCCAGCTGA
- a CDS encoding hemerythrin, which yields MTQAEGSQAQIAPTAELKNEHKVILRVLAVLEALVRRARAGEGFEADSFASAVEFFRLFADACHHAKEEDLLFPVLEVRGIPRDGGPIGVMLEEHRLARGYTREMGQALEARSANAGAGADEAEDRFLAAADNYLLLLTNHIFKEDNVLFQMGDRVLSEADQESLRLKFCDVGCRAFDGKTREQLEEIAVRLETRWNLA from the coding sequence ATGACGCAAGCAGAGGGTTCACAAGCGCAGATCGCCCCGACCGCCGAGCTCAAGAACGAGCACAAAGTCATCCTGAGAGTCTTGGCGGTGTTGGAGGCGCTGGTAAGGAGGGCTCGCGCCGGGGAAGGCTTCGAAGCCGACTCGTTTGCCAGCGCGGTCGAGTTCTTCCGCCTTTTCGCCGACGCCTGCCACCATGCCAAGGAGGAAGATCTGCTCTTTCCGGTGCTCGAGGTCCGTGGCATCCCCAGGGACGGCGGTCCGATCGGCGTCATGCTCGAGGAGCATCGTCTCGCCCGTGGCTACACGCGCGAGATGGGACAGGCCCTGGAGGCCAGGAGCGCCAATGCCGGAGCAGGAGCCGACGAAGCTGAGGATCGCTTCCTCGCTGCCGCGGACAACTACCTGTTGCTGTTGACGAATCACATCTTCAAGGAGGACAACGTTCTCTTTCAGATGGGAGACCGAGTGCTGAGCGAGGCGGACCAGGAGTCGCTGCGACTGAAGTTCTGCGACGTCGGTTGCAGAGCGTTCGACGGCAAGACCCGAGAGCAGCTCGAGGAAATCGCCGTTCGGCTCGAGACCAGGTGGAATCTCGCCTAG
- the deoD gene encoding purine-nucleoside phosphorylase, producing the protein MPTPTPHISAQSGDFAEAVLLPGDPLRARHIAEHHLDDAREVTAVRSMLGFTGSYKDMPVSVMGTGMGVPSASIYATELIAEYGVRRLVRVGSCGAVRGDVKLREIILAVGACTDSFVNRRRYGGDDFAAVADFWLLRAAARVADEQAIATRAGLVHTSDLFYDMRPEPFEAMRRMGVLAVEMEAAGLYGLAAERGARCLAILTVSDQIVTDEHLGSDERQTTFDGMVHLALEALLLDGHLSGRTD; encoded by the coding sequence ATGCCGACACCTACACCTCACATCAGTGCACAATCCGGCGACTTTGCGGAAGCCGTCCTGCTCCCCGGCGATCCTCTCAGAGCTCGGCACATCGCCGAGCATCACCTCGACGACGCCAGAGAAGTCACGGCCGTGCGCAGTATGCTGGGGTTCACCGGAAGCTACAAAGACATGCCGGTTTCGGTAATGGGAACCGGGATGGGAGTCCCCTCGGCTTCTATCTACGCCACCGAGTTGATCGCGGAGTACGGAGTGCGTCGATTGGTGCGGGTCGGTAGCTGCGGTGCGGTACGAGGCGACGTGAAGCTGCGAGAGATAATTCTGGCAGTAGGAGCCTGCACTGATTCGTTTGTGAACCGCCGTCGCTATGGTGGCGATGACTTCGCCGCGGTTGCCGATTTTTGGTTACTCCGAGCGGCGGCGCGGGTTGCCGACGAGCAAGCAATCGCGACCAGGGCCGGGTTGGTTCACACCTCCGATCTGTTCTACGACATGCGGCCCGAACCCTTTGAAGCCATGCGAAGAATGGGGGTTCTCGCGGTAGAGATGGAGGCGGCCGGGCTCTACGGTCTCGCCGCCGAGCGTGGCGCGCGCTGTCTGGCGATTCTCACGGTCAGCGACCAGATCGTCACCGATGAGCACCTGGGTTCGGACGAGCGTCAGACGACGTTCGACGGCATGGTGCACTTGGCTCTGGAGGCACTCCTCTTGGATGGCCATTTGTCCGGGCGGACCGACTAG
- a CDS encoding carboxymuconolactone decarboxylase family protein, whose product MSSEPKPPKAFIAFTQRYPRLAEAWELIHEEGKSGPLDEKTARLVKLGVAIGALRQGAVHSSARKALAMGITPEELAQTVALAAGTLGMPSTVAAYCWVQDIVGKE is encoded by the coding sequence ATGAGCTCAGAGCCAAAGCCCCCCAAGGCCTTTATCGCGTTCACCCAGAGGTATCCAAGACTCGCCGAGGCGTGGGAGCTGATCCATGAGGAGGGAAAATCCGGGCCACTGGACGAGAAGACGGCCCGTTTGGTAAAGCTCGGCGTCGCCATCGGAGCGCTTCGCCAGGGCGCCGTTCATTCGAGCGCTCGCAAGGCTCTGGCCATGGGAATCACGCCTGAGGAGCTGGCGCAGACGGTCGCTCTGGCAGCCGGGACTCTCGGGATGCCGTCGACCGTGGCAGCATACTGCTGGGTTCAGGACATCGTGGGCAAGGAATAG
- a CDS encoding GNAT family N-acetyltransferase, translating to MIAAKIVVADPRSVDARWCLAEYYSELEERFEGGFDPDSHPGPSPEELTPPVGVFLVARLGHESVGCGALTTGWPGIGLITRMWVAASVRGTGLGGRLLEALEAHAVKLGHRMVRLDTNRALHEAQVMYRKRGYQEVAPFNDNPCAHLWFEKELTT from the coding sequence ATGATAGCCGCAAAGATCGTAGTGGCTGACCCTCGAAGCGTCGATGCCCGCTGGTGCCTGGCCGAGTACTACTCGGAGCTCGAGGAGAGGTTCGAGGGCGGCTTCGATCCCGACAGCCACCCCGGGCCGAGCCCGGAGGAACTGACTCCGCCGGTTGGAGTGTTTCTCGTCGCCAGGCTGGGGCATGAGTCGGTGGGATGCGGGGCACTCACGACCGGCTGGCCCGGAATTGGACTCATCACGCGGATGTGGGTTGCAGCGTCGGTCCGTGGCACTGGTTTGGGTGGAAGACTCTTGGAGGCACTGGAAGCCCATGCGGTGAAACTCGGCCACCGGATGGTTCGGCTCGACACCAATCGAGCTCTTCACGAGGCCCAGGTGATGTATCGCAAACGCGGCTATCAGGAAGTCGCGCCCTTCAATGACAATCCGTGTGCCCACCTCTGGTTCGAGAAGGAACTGACGACGTAG
- a CDS encoding OFA family MFS transporter — translation MPAPITSSSTTSTGYTRFGVLVGAIMVQLILGTVYGYSIFWEPLTAEVFPDVISEATYADLVASGEPVASLKVVATEEEVAREVAVSQGYLKYAFSICILTFALVMVVAGRFQDLKGPRLPAIIGAVLMGAGFLLSAFMNNSIVFYIAHAVFAGFVCLVALMLYHALFGHLDTERRVMARYGPIAIATTVIVAAVLLGNQYVGKLESLDRLFVLWGTIGFVVGAGIGFAYVCPIAALVKWFPQHKGLVSGLAVAGFGFGAYLFSREFGALGFIREFGIVPFFVVHGLVCFVVVTLGALLLKNPPTVEQASATAQAATVADTEESTWQQTVRQPAFYALWLMFFSGAMAGLMVIGIIKVFAGEQLVAAAEAVGSLTSADQSGLMLKGAAAVGWLAIFNALGRIVWGFVSDSIGRTMTFVAMFTLQAITLFVLAGMQTEVTLAIAASVVGFNFGGNFALFPSATADLFGASNLGANYGWVFTSYGIAGVVGIIAGNAAKVMTGSYAAAFSLAAVLCLVSAALALSLKYLPHRPEPVGGA, via the coding sequence ATGCCAGCCCCCATAACCTCATCTTCGACAACTTCAACCGGCTACACGCGCTTCGGCGTTCTGGTCGGCGCCATCATGGTCCAGCTCATCTTGGGAACGGTGTACGGCTACAGCATTTTCTGGGAGCCGCTGACAGCTGAGGTGTTTCCCGACGTCATCTCCGAGGCTACCTATGCGGATCTCGTAGCGTCAGGTGAACCGGTTGCGAGCCTCAAGGTGGTTGCCACCGAGGAAGAGGTGGCCCGAGAGGTGGCGGTCTCACAGGGTTACTTGAAGTACGCGTTCTCGATCTGCATTCTGACGTTTGCTCTGGTGATGGTGGTCGCCGGGAGGTTCCAGGACCTCAAGGGGCCACGTCTTCCCGCGATCATCGGAGCCGTCCTGATGGGCGCCGGCTTCCTCCTGAGCGCCTTCATGAACAACTCGATCGTGTTCTACATTGCTCATGCGGTCTTCGCGGGATTCGTCTGCCTGGTTGCGCTCATGCTCTACCACGCTCTCTTCGGCCACCTCGACACCGAGCGGCGTGTGATGGCGCGCTACGGTCCGATCGCGATCGCCACCACGGTGATCGTGGCCGCGGTCTTGCTGGGCAACCAGTACGTGGGCAAGCTCGAGTCTCTTGATCGGCTCTTCGTGCTTTGGGGGACGATCGGTTTTGTGGTGGGTGCTGGGATCGGCTTTGCCTACGTCTGCCCGATCGCGGCTCTGGTCAAGTGGTTCCCGCAGCACAAGGGACTGGTCAGCGGTCTGGCGGTTGCAGGCTTCGGCTTCGGCGCTTATCTGTTCAGCCGTGAATTCGGAGCTCTCGGCTTCATCCGCGAATTCGGCATCGTGCCTTTCTTCGTGGTGCACGGTCTCGTGTGTTTCGTGGTCGTGACCCTCGGGGCGCTGCTACTCAAGAACCCGCCGACCGTCGAGCAGGCGAGCGCCACCGCGCAGGCAGCCACCGTTGCGGACACGGAGGAATCCACCTGGCAGCAGACCGTGCGTCAACCGGCTTTCTACGCCCTCTGGTTGATGTTCTTCAGCGGCGCGATGGCGGGTTTGATGGTGATCGGCATCATCAAGGTGTTTGCGGGCGAGCAGCTCGTTGCCGCGGCCGAAGCCGTGGGTTCGCTGACGTCCGCCGATCAAAGCGGCCTGATGCTGAAAGGCGCAGCCGCGGTCGGCTGGCTAGCGATTTTCAATGCCCTGGGCCGGATTGTCTGGGGCTTTGTCTCGGACTCGATCGGCCGCACGATGACGTTCGTTGCGATGTTCACCTTGCAGGCGATCACGTTGTTCGTGCTCGCGGGCATGCAAACCGAGGTCACGCTGGCGATCGCGGCGTCCGTCGTCGGATTCAACTTCGGCGGCAACTTCGCGCTCTTTCCCTCAGCCACGGCGGATCTCTTCGGTGCCAGCAACCTGGGCGCGAACTACGGTTGGGTGTTCACCTCCTACGGCATCGCCGGTGTGGTCGGCATCATTGCCGGCAACGCCGCCAAGGTCATGACCGGCAGTTATGCCGCGGCGTTCTCGCTCGCGGCCGTGCTCTGCCTGGTGTCGGCGGCACTGGCGCTATCCCTCAAGTATCTGCCGCACCGCCCGGAGCCGGTCGGCGGGGCCTGA
- a CDS encoding NADH:ubiquinone oxidoreductase, translated as MNALSQEAVTDICESFDSDRTRLLDILIAVQEQHGCVAGEAMDLVAAQLGVSRVEVEGVVSFYTFLYSEPRGKIVIRLCNDVIDRLKGADRVAAGLEEELGIRFGETTADGLFSLEYASCIGMSDQAPAAMVNDLVMPKLGPSTARRGIQVLKENGNADDLRKLLIRDYGDGNNAHDLVRSAVHNNLRQPGPVIFGKMTPGSALQRALAMSPVEVIREIKTARLRGRGGAGFPTGMKWEFTRAAGGDERYLICNADEGEPGTFKDRVILTERPDLLFEGMTVAGYAIGARRGIVYLRAEYAYLRQFLEHVLEERRRLGLLGENVCGRNCFDFDIRIQMGAGAYICGEETALITSMEGLRGEPKTRPPFPAQQGYLGKPTSVNNVETLCCAARILEMGSGWFSSMGTPAATGTKLLSVSGDIRRPGVYEVPFGIRLREVLEICGADEPFAVQVGGPSGRMVGERDFDRTICFDDLSTGGAIAVFGPDRNVPEIAGEYLKFFIHESCGYCTPCRVGNVLLKERLDRILAGNAEEADLEYLEELAQTVKTTSRCGLGQTSPHPVLSTLENFRGEYEKLLSEPTDGQLATFDIQAALGEAKSLTGRESVHFGAERES; from the coding sequence ATGAATGCCTTGAGCCAAGAAGCTGTCACCGACATCTGCGAGTCCTTCGACAGCGATCGAACCCGCCTGCTCGACATCCTGATTGCGGTGCAGGAACAGCACGGGTGCGTGGCCGGCGAGGCGATGGACCTCGTGGCGGCGCAGCTCGGAGTCTCGAGGGTGGAGGTCGAGGGCGTGGTCTCGTTCTACACGTTTCTGTACTCGGAGCCGCGTGGCAAGATCGTGATTCGCCTGTGCAACGACGTGATCGACCGGCTCAAGGGAGCCGATCGGGTCGCGGCGGGCCTGGAGGAGGAACTGGGGATCCGTTTCGGAGAGACGACTGCCGATGGCCTCTTCAGCCTCGAGTACGCGTCGTGCATCGGCATGTCCGATCAGGCGCCTGCGGCTATGGTCAATGACCTGGTGATGCCGAAGTTGGGTCCGAGCACCGCTCGGCGCGGCATCCAGGTGCTCAAGGAGAATGGCAACGCCGATGACCTCAGGAAGCTCCTGATCCGTGACTACGGTGACGGCAACAACGCCCACGACCTGGTGCGCTCGGCGGTGCACAACAACTTGCGCCAGCCGGGCCCGGTGATTTTCGGGAAGATGACGCCGGGCTCCGCGCTGCAGCGGGCACTGGCCATGAGTCCGGTCGAGGTGATTCGCGAGATCAAGACGGCTCGGCTGCGTGGCAGAGGTGGCGCCGGGTTTCCGACCGGCATGAAGTGGGAGTTCACCCGTGCCGCGGGCGGAGACGAGCGCTACCTGATCTGCAACGCCGACGAGGGCGAGCCGGGGACCTTCAAGGACCGCGTGATTCTGACCGAGCGACCCGATCTGCTCTTCGAGGGGATGACCGTGGCCGGCTATGCGATCGGAGCCCGACGGGGCATCGTCTATCTGCGAGCCGAGTACGCGTACTTGCGACAGTTCCTCGAGCACGTTCTCGAGGAACGCCGGCGCCTTGGCCTCCTGGGCGAGAACGTCTGCGGCCGAAACTGTTTCGACTTCGATATTCGTATCCAAATGGGCGCTGGCGCCTACATCTGTGGCGAGGAGACGGCGCTCATCACTTCGATGGAGGGGCTTCGCGGAGAACCGAAGACCCGTCCGCCGTTTCCGGCGCAGCAGGGTTACCTGGGCAAGCCGACTTCGGTCAACAACGTCGAGACGCTTTGCTGCGCGGCGCGCATTCTGGAGATGGGCTCGGGTTGGTTTTCGTCGATGGGGACTCCGGCAGCGACCGGCACCAAGCTGCTTTCGGTTTCGGGCGACATTCGACGCCCGGGTGTCTACGAAGTGCCGTTCGGAATCCGATTGCGCGAAGTTCTCGAGATATGCGGAGCGGACGAGCCGTTCGCGGTTCAGGTCGGCGGCCCGAGCGGTCGAATGGTGGGTGAGAGAGACTTCGACCGGACCATTTGTTTCGACGATCTGTCGACCGGTGGGGCGATCGCCGTTTTCGGCCCCGATCGCAACGTTCCAGAGATCGCCGGCGAGTATCTGAAGTTCTTCATCCATGAAAGCTGCGGCTACTGCACGCCCTGCCGGGTCGGCAACGTGCTGTTGAAGGAGCGGCTGGACCGGATCCTGGCCGGCAACGCCGAGGAGGCCGATCTCGAGTACCTCGAAGAGCTCGCGCAGACCGTCAAGACCACGAGCCGCTGCGGACTTGGTCAGACGTCGCCGCATCCGGTGCTCTCGACCCTGGAGAACTTTCGCGGCGAGTACGAGAAGCTCTTGAGCGAGCCCACCGACGGTCAGCTCGCCACCTTCGATATCCAGGCGGCGCTCGGTGAGGCAAAGAGCCTGACCGGCCGCGAATCCGTTCATTTCGGCGCAGAACGGGAGTCGTGA
- a CDS encoding 2Fe-2S iron-sulfur cluster binding domain-containing protein, whose translation MTNQRIQLTIDGRKIEASSGQSILAAAEDAGVYIPRLCWMKGLSPAGSCRVCTVRVNGRPQSACTQPVTPGMIVENDTEELRGLRRNLIDMLFVEGNHFCMFCEKSGNCELQALAYRFGITAPKYPFMFPQRELDATHPEVFIDRNRCILCSRCVRASGELDGKHAFGFVGRGPDKRLAVNAEGGLGDTEVAVDDEAVGACPTGSLLKKRVGFEVPVGARRFDHVTIGSDVEEGTAK comes from the coding sequence ATGACAAACCAGAGGATCCAACTGACCATCGACGGCCGGAAGATCGAGGCCAGTTCCGGACAGAGCATCCTGGCGGCCGCCGAAGACGCCGGCGTCTACATCCCGCGGTTGTGCTGGATGAAGGGCCTGTCGCCGGCGGGCTCGTGCCGGGTGTGCACGGTGCGAGTGAACGGGCGGCCTCAGTCGGCCTGCACGCAGCCCGTGACTCCCGGGATGATCGTCGAGAACGACACCGAAGAGCTGCGCGGCCTGCGGCGGAACCTGATCGACATGCTCTTCGTCGAGGGTAATCACTTCTGCATGTTCTGCGAGAAGAGCGGCAACTGCGAGCTTCAGGCTCTTGCCTACAGATTCGGCATCACGGCACCGAAGTACCCGTTCATGTTCCCACAACGTGAGCTGGACGCCACCCATCCCGAGGTGTTCATCGACCGCAACCGCTGCATCCTCTGCAGCCGCTGTGTTCGAGCCTCGGGAGAGTTGGACGGTAAGCACGCTTTTGGCTTTGTCGGCCGCGGTCCGGACAAGCGACTCGCGGTGAACGCCGAGGGAGGTTTGGGTGATACAGAGGTTGCGGTGGACGACGAGGCCGTCGGTGCCTGCCCGACCGGCTCGCTCTTGAAGAAGCGGGTCGGGTTTGAGGTGCCGGTTGGGGCGCGGCGTTTCGATCACGTGACGATTGGCTCGGACGTGGAAGAGGGGACGGCGAAATGA
- a CDS encoding NADP oxidoreductase has protein sequence MSKPKIATTSLCGCFGCHMSLLDIDERILKLIELVDFDRSPINDLKHIQGPVDIGFVEGGCANEENVKVLQEFRKNCRVLISVGDCAINGGIPAMRNMVPLEECYEEAFVNGPTVVNPTGEVPNDVEIPLLLDKVYPCHEVVKVDYHLPGGPPSADTLWAALSALLTDQPVELPYELVKYD, from the coding sequence ATGAGCAAACCTAAAATCGCGACGACCTCGCTGTGTGGCTGCTTTGGCTGCCACATGTCGTTACTCGATATCGATGAGCGAATCTTGAAGCTGATCGAGCTGGTCGACTTCGACCGCTCACCGATCAATGACCTCAAGCACATTCAGGGCCCGGTTGACATCGGATTCGTCGAGGGCGGTTGCGCGAACGAGGAGAACGTCAAGGTACTGCAGGAGTTCCGCAAGAACTGCAGAGTATTGATCTCGGTCGGCGACTGCGCGATCAACGGCGGCATTCCGGCGATGCGCAACATGGTGCCGCTCGAGGAATGCTACGAAGAGGCCTTTGTCAACGGCCCGACCGTGGTGAATCCGACCGGTGAGGTGCCGAACGATGTCGAGATCCCGCTGCTTCTCGACAAGGTCTACCCCTGCCACGAGGTGGTCAAGGTCGACTACCACCTGCCCGGGGGCCCGCCGTCTGCGGACACCCTCTGGGCGGCGCTCAGCGCGCTCCTGACGGACCAGCCGGTCGAGCTGCCCTACGAGCTCGTCAAGTACGACTAG